Genomic segment of Arachis hypogaea cultivar Tifrunner chromosome 16, arahy.Tifrunner.gnm2.J5K5, whole genome shotgun sequence:
gtcccatgttggaacttaattctcctagggaggtgttgatttgctcccaatagttttgtggaggaaaatgcatatgaggcatctccgggatctcatggtgatgagcttcctgcgcctcttgagctccatgaatgggctctcttgcttgctccatctttttcttagtgatgggcttctcttcctcaatgtgaatgtctccttctatggaagctccagctgagtaacatagatggcagataagatgaggaaaagctagccttgccccaggagagggcttttcggctattttgtagagttcaagggagatgacttcatgaacctctacttcttctccaatcatgatgctatggatcatgatggcccaatccacagtaacttcagatcggttgctagtggggatgatggagcgttggatgaactccaaccatcctctagccacaggcttgaggtccaatcttcttagttgaaccggcttgcctttggagtcaatcttccattgagctccttccacacatatgtccatgaggacttggtccaacctttgattaaagttgacccttctagtgtaggggcgttcatctccttgcatcataggcaagttaaacgccaatctcacattttccggactaaaatccaagtatttcccccgaaccattgtaacatagttctttggatccgggttcttactttgatcatggttcttggtgatccatgcattggcatagaactcttgaaccattaggatgccgacttgttggatgggatttgttagaatttcccaacctcttctttgaatttcatgtcggatctccggatactcatttcttttgagtttgaaagggacctcggggatcaccttcttcttggccacaacatcatagaagtggtcttgatgagctttagagatgaatctttccatctcccatgactcggaggtggaagtttttgtcttccctttcccttttctagaggattctccggtcttaggtgccatcaatggtaatggaaaaacaaaaagcttatgcttttaccacaccaaacttagaatattgctcgccctcgagcaaaaaaataaagaattagatgaagaagaagaagaaaagatggagaagaggggggaggtgtgtttcggccaagaagagaagagagggttgtgttgtgtgaaaatgaggaagaatggaaggctttatatagggaagggaggggggttaaggttcggccatatgggtgggttagggtgggaaattgatttgaattttgaaggtaggtggagtttattgggtaggtttatggggaagagtgggtggatgtgagtggtgaagggttttggggaagagtgtttattgggaatagaggatgattgagaagaaagaagagagtgagtggaggtaggtggggatcctgtggggtccacagatcctgagatgatcctgtggggtctacagatcctgaggtgttcaaggatttacaaccttgcaccaaattaggcatgtaaaatgcccttgcacacaactctgggcgttcagtgccaggttggtgcccattttgggcgttcaacgcccatttgttgcccatttctggcgttgaacgccagaaccatgcttgttctgggcgttcagcgccagctcttctccagggtgcaattctggcgttcagcgcccagatgctgcccattttgggcgttcagcgcccagatattgcccattttgggcgttcagcgccagaaccatgctctattctggcgttgaacgccagacaggtgcttgtgatttttcttccgctgtttttgattctgtttctaaatttttcgtttattttgtgactccacatgatcatgaacctaagaaaacatgaaaaacaaaaaataaaattagataaataaacattgggttgcctcccaacaagcgcttctttaatgtcaatagcttgacagtgggctctcatggagcctcacagatgtgcagagctttgttgagacctcccaacactaaacttagagtttggatatggggatttgacaccaaacttagagtttggttgtggcctcccaacaccaaacttagagtttgactgtgggggctttggttgactctgctttgagagaagctttttctgcttcctctccatggatgcagagagagatccttgagttgtaaacacaaggttgtccttatttaattgaaggatcaattctcctctgtccacatcaatcacagctcttgctgtggctaggaaaggtcttcctaggatgatggattcatcctcttcctttccagtatccaagactatgaaatcagcagggatgtaaaggccttcaacctttactaacacgtcctctacttgtccataagcatgttttcttgaattgtctgccatctctaatgagattttagcagcttgcaccccatagattcccagtttctctattacagaaaggggcatgaggtttattcctgaaccaaggtcacacaaagctttaaagatcatggtgcctatagtacaaggtattatgaactttccaggatcctgtctcttctgaggcaatgtcagttgatccagatcacttagttcattggtgaacaagggaggttcatcttcccaagtttcaataccaaataatttggcatttagcttcatgattgcaccaaggaacttggcagcttgctcttcagtaacatcctcattctctttagaagaggaatactcatcagagctcatgaatggcataaggaggttcaatggaatctctatggtctctagatgagtctcagattccttaggttcctcagagggaagctccttattgatcactggacgtcccaggaggtcttcctccttgggattcacgtccttctcctctcttgtgggttcgaccatggtaattaattcaatggccttgcactctccttttggattctcttctgtattacttgggagagtactaggagggatttcagtgatccttttactcagttggcccacttgtgcttccaaatttctaatggaagaccttgtttcattcatgaaactcacagtggccttagatagatcagagactaaatttgctaagctagatggattctgctcagaattctctgtctgttgctgagtggatgatggaaaaggcttgctattgctaaacctgtttcttccaccattattaaagccttgttgaggcttttgatcattccatgagagatttgggtgatttctccatgatggattgtaggtgtttccatatggttcacccatgcattttaactctgctattgcagggttctcaggatcataagcttcttcctcagaagatgcctcttgagtactgttggatgcagcttacattccattcagactctgaaaaatcgaattgacttgctgagtcaatattttattctgagccaatatggcattcagagtatcaatttcaagaactcccttcttcataggcgtcccattactcacaggattcctctgaGAAATGtgcataaactggttattagcaaccatgtttatgagttcttgagcttctgcaggcgttttctttaggtgaatggatccacctgcagaagtatccaatgacatctttgatagctcagataaaccatcatagaatatatccaggatggtccattctgaaagcatgtcagaaggacactttttggtcagctgcttgtatctttcccaagcttcatagagggattcaccttctttctgtctgaaggtttgaacatcagctctaagcttgctcagcttttgaggaggaaagaacttggctaagaaagccgtgaccagcttatcccaagagttcaggctgtctttgggttgagagtccaaccatattctagctctgtctcttacagcaaaagggaaaagcatgagcctgtagacttcaggatctactccattagtcttaacagtatcacagatctgcaagaattcagttaagaactgaaaaggatcttcagatggaagtccatgaaacttgcagttctgttgcatcagagaaactagctgaggtttcagctcaaaattgtttgctccaatggtaggaatggagatgctccttccatgtaaattagaattaggtgcagtaaagtcaccaagcattctccttgcattattgttgttgggttcggctgccatctcctttacttgttcgaaattttcaataaggttgtctctggattgttgtaatttagcttctcttagttttctcttcagagtcctttcaggttctggatcagcttcaacaagaatgcctttttctttgtccctgctcataagaaagagaagagaaaaaaaaagaagaggaatcctctatgtcacagtaaagaggttccttattgttagaagaagaagaaaaggaataggggtgaagaagaatgaagaatccaaacacaaaggtgatgataggagcagagatgtgagatgaagagaagtgttagtagatgaataaataaatagaaggggatgagaggaggagagaattttcgaaaataatttttgaaaaagagttagtgattttcgaaaatagtttttgaaaaaggttagtagtttttcgaaaattcaaataaaaaataaaataattagtctaattaaaaagaaattttgaaaaagagggaagattttttcgaaaattagagagagagttagttaggtagttttgaaaaaggtaagaaacaaacaaaaagttagttagttagttgaaacaaattttgaaaagataagaagttaggaagttagaaaagatattttgcaatcacttttttgaaaaaggtaagataagaagatatttttgaaaagatatgatagaaattagtttttgaaaaagatttgatttttaaaatctcaattaatgacttgattcacaagaaatcacaagatatgattctagaacttaaagtttgaatctttcttaacaagtaagtaacaaacttgaaatttttgaatcaaaacattaattgatgatgttattttcgaaaatatgatgtaaaattaagaaaaagatttttgaaaaatatttttgaaattttcgaaaataactaaaaaaaattgaaaaaagatttgatttttgaaaaagattttgaaaaagataagatttttttaaattgaaaatttgatttgactcataaaaacaactagattttaaaaatttttgaaaaagtcaaatctaattttcgaaattttaagagagaaaaagggaaagatatttttttgatttttgaatttttatgatgagagagaaaaacaagaaaaatgatgcaatgcatgaaagttatggatcaaaacaatgaatgcatgcagtgacggacccagaaaatttaTGGCGGGGGGGCAAAAATAATACACattattatcaaaatatatattaatttaaatttaaaaatataaaagtgcacattaattattcaaatacaaaaaaaccaaaaattacaTTAGCTGCTAACTTTCTTCGCTTCAAATCTTGAAGGtacttctcttcttgttttcatattttgaaaatgttgaataattgtttCATTATCAACTTGAttgaatgtctctctttctatatatgtAACCAAACAATCATTCAACCACTCATCTCCCATTCGATTACGAAGTCGACTCTTTATGATATTCATAGCAGAAAATGTTCTCTCAACTGATGCTGTTGCCACAGGTAGAATCAAAGCTAATTTCAACAGAAGAAATACCAATGGATAAACAATATGCTTTTTTGTCTCAACTAACTTTTGAGATAGTCCACTGATTCCATTTatatttgagaattgatcatcaAGACGCATATCCAATATAAAATTCTCAAGTTGACTATCAAGTGCCAAAatttgagtagaagagaattcaTGTGGATAAAATTCAGCTAAACGAAGCAACTTCTCCTTATCAAATGCAAAAAATGAGTCACTTGGATTCAAACAAGCTATACAAAGAAGTAGCTCAGTATTTACCTCTGTAAAACGATTGTTAAGCTCTTGAAGTTGTCTATCAATCACTTGATAAAATAATTCAACTTGAAAATGATGCAAGTTTGAGACCTTTTGGATTTTGCGCCTTGATCTTCCTTGTGTTACAaatatatcattcatatttgGAGCAAGAATATTGTGACTATCACAAAATAGTAAAACTTCGTTGAGCAAAGAGGACCAACCATCGTCTCTTATACTTTGCAATCGTTGCTTGGACACTTTAACCAATGTCATAGCATTTATAATGTCTTGATCACTTCTTTGTAGAGCTTGAGACAACTCATTAGTAACTCCTAATATACTTTTCATCAAATGTAAATTgaatacaaattcaaaagattgaaTATGATTCAATAATTGGCATGCTTCAGCTCTTTGTTCAGGATTATTTCCATCTTCCTCAATAACTTCAAGAACTTCTACCAcggaagaaaaaatagaaatcaaGCTAAGTATTGTACCATAATGTGAGCCCCATCGAGTATCACCTGCCCTTTTCAATGTTGTTTCTTGATTTAAGCCACGTCCACTAGAAACATCTCCATTTTGTAATGCAACAATTGTCTTTTGCATTTGACTTTCACGAAGCATGTCTTTACGTTTACAAGAAGCTCCAACAATATTGCACAAACTAGCAAGCAAATTAAAAAGTAGTGCAATTTCGACCTGTTTCTTTGCAACAACCATAAGTGCTAATTGAAGTTGGTGAGCAAAACAATGAACATAAAAAGCACAAGCATTTTCTTTTAAGATCAAACTTTTTAAGCCATTAAATTCTCCCTGCATATTAGTAGCTCCATCGTAACCTTGTCCACGTATTCTTGCTAAACTTAAATTATGCTTTGTTAATAAAGATTCCAAAGCTACTTTTAATGACAACGCATTTGTGCTAGAAACATGGACAAGGCCAAGAAATCGCTCCATTACAATCCCTTCTTTGTTCACATACCGCAAACAAACAGCCATTTGCTCTTTAACAGAGATGTCTCGAGCTTCATCAACTAAAACAGCAAATAAATCATCTccaagatcatcaat
This window contains:
- the LOC112757316 gene encoding uncharacterized protein, producing MEKYFKRKLPLESEVTPLVSSNKKKFLEFNVESLVADPGQRPKISNYDPNDRDEVRRAYLQKGPCQPREHDFPQTYFGTSLRRFNADWFDEFGNWLEYSISKDAVFCLCCYLMKPDGASGDAFVKEGFSNWKKKERLQTHVGNHDSAHNQARRKCEALMKQKQHIEVVFQKHSDQAKRDYRTHLTATIECIRFLLRQGLAFRGDDESHNSNNQGNFLELLDFLAQHNTEIDRVFKNARGNLKLVAPKIQKDIVRAAASETTKVIIDDLGDDLFAVLVDEARDISVKEQMAVCLRYVNKEGIVMERFLGLVHVSSTNALSLKVALESLLTKHNLSLARIRGQGYDGATNMQGEFNGLKSLILKENACAFYVHCFAHQLQLALMVVAKKQVEIALLFNLLASLCNIVGASCKRKDMLRESQMQKTIVALQNGDVSSGRGLNQETTLKRAGDTRWGSHYGTILSLISIFSSVVEVLEVIEEDGNNPEQRAEACQLLNHIQSFEFVFNLHLMKSILGVTNELSQALQRSDQDIINAMTLVKVSKQRLQSIRDDGWSSLLNEVLLFCDSHNILAPNMNDIFVTQGRSRRKIQKVSNLHHFQVELFYQVIDRQLQELNNRFTEVNTELLLCIACLNPSDSFFAFDKEKLLRLAEFYPHEFSSTQILALDSQLENFILDMRLDDQFSNINGISGLSQKLVETKKHIVYPLVFLLLKLALILPVATASVERTFSAMNIIKSRLRNRMGDEWLNDCLVTYIERETFNQVDNETIIQHFQNMKTRREVPSRFEAKKVSS